A window of the Butyricimonas faecalis genome harbors these coding sequences:
- a CDS encoding fasciclin domain-containing protein produces MKKIWLLWGIITLVWACDTEQKVIDTGVSNPYFDGTIMDYLRSNNKNWDLTVEMIEHAGLTDLFEGQVDTCPAITFWAPPAYSILRFMLESQKAAVPGEVYTQVTDIPKELCRTFLLKHVVNKKYLKSDIAYINKDYFINEEKQDGGTDMTCIGGNKLRAYLRGSSWAGVADVGAVTLNLYSMEHGDIPVASPDIQPKNGVVHALNYSYNFGKI; encoded by the coding sequence ATGAAAAAGATATGGCTATTATGGGGAATTATTACTCTTGTCTGGGCTTGTGATACGGAGCAAAAGGTGATTGACACGGGTGTTTCTAATCCTTATTTTGATGGGACAATTATGGATTATTTGCGTTCAAATAATAAAAATTGGGATTTGACGGTGGAGATGATTGAACATGCCGGTCTGACGGATTTGTTCGAGGGGCAGGTGGATACTTGTCCGGCAATCACGTTTTGGGCACCGCCGGCGTATTCTATTTTACGGTTTATGCTGGAGTCTCAGAAAGCTGCTGTCCCCGGTGAAGTTTATACACAAGTTACGGATATTCCTAAAGAATTATGCCGGACCTTCTTGTTGAAACATGTGGTGAACAAGAAATATTTGAAGTCGGATATTGCCTACATTAATAAAGATTATTTTATCAATGAAGAGAAGCAAGATGGGGGAACGGATATGACTTGTATCGGGGGCAACAAGCTTCGAGCTTATTTACGAGGGTCTTCGTGGGCCGGAGTGGCAGATGTCGGGGCCGTGACACTTAATCTTTATTCTATGGAGCACGGGGATATTCCTGTGGCTTCACCGGATATACAACCCAAAAATGGTGTTGTGCATGCATTAAATTACAGTTATAATTTTGGGAAAATATAA